In Pithys albifrons albifrons isolate INPA30051 chromosome 16, PitAlb_v1, whole genome shotgun sequence, a genomic segment contains:
- the LOC139679445 gene encoding non-structural maintenance of chromosomes element 4 homolog A-like isoform X3: MRGSAAGARDAMVLRGQKAKGGNRGRAEHGGPFRQRDPAMAHRGDASPAASREWPQGADTASERARRVGIGDGADSPRSRTIRRQYRELISAPQQNREEMLSSKSNRLTEALEEANELFDREPFLHLQLVHRFPS; encoded by the exons ATGAGAGGCAGCGCAGCCGGAGCGCGGGACGCGAtggtgctgaggggacag aaGGCGAAAGGGGGAAATCGGGGCCGCGCAGAGCACGGGGGGCCTTTCCGGCAGCGCGACCCGGCCATGGCGCACCGCGGGGACGCCTCCCCGGCCGCCTCCCGGGAGTGGCCGCAGGGCGCGGACACGGCGAGCGAGCGGGCGAGGCGTGTGGGCATCGGAGATGGAGCCGACAGTCCGCGCAGCCGGACGATCCGCAGGCAGTACCGGGAGCTCATCTCAGCCCCTCAGC AAAATCGTGAGGAGATGCTGAGTTCAAAAAGCAACAGGCTGACAGAAGCTCTGGAAGAAGCCAATGAACTCTTTGATAGAG aGCCATTTTTGCATCTTCAGCTGGTTCACCGATTTCCTTCTTGA
- the LOC139679445 gene encoding non-structural maintenance of chromosomes element 4 homolog A-like isoform X1: MRGSAAGARDAMVLRGQKAKGGNRGRAEHGGPFRQRDPAMAHRGDASPAASREWPQGADTASERARRVGIGDGADSPRSRTIRRQYRELISAPQQNREEMLSSKSNRLTEALEEANELFDRALFRLYLTTMGINGTEGEENGSEPGGFLPGDAWEKLGEEALKCLRRAPTFHYLAIFASSAGSPISFLNFVIDPNSFARTVENCFMCPSL, from the exons ATGAGAGGCAGCGCAGCCGGAGCGCGGGACGCGAtggtgctgaggggacag aaGGCGAAAGGGGGAAATCGGGGCCGCGCAGAGCACGGGGGGCCTTTCCGGCAGCGCGACCCGGCCATGGCGCACCGCGGGGACGCCTCCCCGGCCGCCTCCCGGGAGTGGCCGCAGGGCGCGGACACGGCGAGCGAGCGGGCGAGGCGTGTGGGCATCGGAGATGGAGCCGACAGTCCGCGCAGCCGGACGATCCGCAGGCAGTACCGGGAGCTCATCTCAGCCCCTCAGC AAAATCGTGAGGAGATGCTGAGTTCAAAAAGCAACAGGCTGACAGAAGCTCTGGAAGAAGCCAATGAACTCTTTGATAGAG CTCTTTTTCGGTTGTACCTGACCACCATGGGCATAAATGGcactgaaggagaagaaaatggcaGCGAACCTGGTGGGTTTTTACCAGGTGATGCCTGGGAGAAACTGGGAGAAGAAGCACTAAAGTGCTTGAGAAGAGCACCTACTTTTCACTATCT aGCCATTTTTGCATCTTCAGCTGGTTCACCGATTTCCTTCTTGAATTTTGTGATTGACCCAAACTCCTTTGCACGCACTGTGGAAAACTGTTTCATGTGTCCTTCCTTGTAA
- the LOC139679445 gene encoding non-structural maintenance of chromosomes element 4 homolog A-like isoform X2: MRGSAAGARDAMVLRGQKAKGGNRGRAEHGGPFRQRDPAMAHRGDASPAASREWPQGADTASERARRVGIGDGADSPRSRTIRRQYRELISAPQQNREEMLSSKSNRLTEALEEANELFDRVCCAPEAALDAQFLL; the protein is encoded by the exons ATGAGAGGCAGCGCAGCCGGAGCGCGGGACGCGAtggtgctgaggggacag aaGGCGAAAGGGGGAAATCGGGGCCGCGCAGAGCACGGGGGGCCTTTCCGGCAGCGCGACCCGGCCATGGCGCACCGCGGGGACGCCTCCCCGGCCGCCTCCCGGGAGTGGCCGCAGGGCGCGGACACGGCGAGCGAGCGGGCGAGGCGTGTGGGCATCGGAGATGGAGCCGACAGTCCGCGCAGCCGGACGATCCGCAGGCAGTACCGGGAGCTCATCTCAGCCCCTCAGC AAAATCGTGAGGAGATGCTGAGTTCAAAAAGCAACAGGCTGACAGAAGCTCTGGAAGAAGCCAATGAACTCTTTGATAGAG TGTGCTGTGCACCAGAGGCTGCTCTGGATGCCCAGTTTCTGCTCTGA